One part of the Salmo salar chromosome ssa10, Ssal_v3.1, whole genome shotgun sequence genome encodes these proteins:
- the LOC106613526 gene encoding TGF-beta-activated kinase 1 and MAP3K7-binding protein 3 isoform X1, producing MGLLTSFSPANLSLLLYRPGCLVIMAHKLSVTYLSPNYIVSAEEPLNKAAKNPPSVWDEKSAGAAAAFRAVSSVTLCGLRMAQGGPQLDYHILQDLKQRFPEIPEGVVSQCLLQNNNNLDICCHLLAQESNRYLYGEYQSPEEIRLSRNHMLHIQLGGYPPSEAGKANGGGRSLVHSSSDGHIEPQRVGFTEPLSAPATIAPSLGYNPFFMNDHGGRTASTPTPPPVQGMSPTYSPVPRYTMNPITVTLSQNLPNAPQALQIPAGHYGNSGGNALYIRPSPSQSPQPSPWPSSGQPVYQPSPYTTPTYQSPYSSPQHQPQQQVQPQQQVQPQQQVQHQPQHQQTHVFLPISPPTLASMPYHHHQQQQQQQPIYRPYLPKSSLKNQIEITLEGPRPRSNSPVHCPPGQTLYMATSPSPSSPQRGLSLSGGNSAAFHPGVYLHQCPARPRPTSSPQPGSQAGYTFKIKVSPGQAQQQRPLSGSPPVASPPESLLNMVDQGEHHALAPAPILPISALPGNIVSHIANRLPRRSSSGSDDYAYTQALLLHQRARMERLLKELLMERQKLEQLKADVNDMEYDALQRRFRRVNSTSLIPRPEEMTRLRSLNRQLQIDVDCTLKETDLLQSIGKFDPQAENNFYKNIQTGPVVPPKPGRKEGERNPKPAVAGPQRDEDFEGAQWSCEECTFLNHPALNRCEQCEMPRYT from the exons ATGGGGTTATTGACCAGTTTTAGCCCGGCTAACCTCTCCTTGCTGCTTTATCGGCCTGGCTGTCTGGTCATTATGGCCCATAAACTATCCGTAACATATTTGTCGCCTAATTACATTGTTTCTGCAGAGGAACCGCTGAACAAAGCTGCCAAAAATCCTCCTTCCGTTT gggatgAGAAGAGCGCAGGTGCAGCAGCAGCGTTCAGGGCTGTGAGCTCAGTGACTCTCTGTGGGCTCAGGATGGCGCAGGGAGGCCCTCAGTTAGACTATCACATCCTGCAGGACCTCAAGCAGCGCTTCCCCGAGATCCCAGAGGGAGTAGTGTCCCAGTGCCTTCTGCAG aACAACAATAACCTGGATATATGCTGCCACCTGCTGGCTCAGGAGAGTAACAGATACCTCTATGGGGAGTACCAAAGTCCGGAGGAGATCCGCCTGAGCCGGAACCACATGCTGCACATCCAGCTAGGGGGCTACCCCCCCTCGGAGGCGGGCAAGGCCAACGGAGGCGGGCGCTCCCTGGTGCACAGCTCCAGTGACGGTCACATCGAGCCCCAGCGCGTCGGCTTCACGGAGCCCCTCTCGGCCCCCGCCACCATAGCCCCCTCGCTGGGGTACAACCCCTTCTTCATGAATGACCACGGGGGGCGCACGGCCAGCACCCCCACTCCGCCTCCCGTGCAGGGAATGTCCCCTACCTACTCGCCTGTTCCTCGCTACACCATGAACCCTATCACTGTCACCCTGTCCCAGAACCTGCCCAACGCCCCTCAGGCCCTGCAGATCCCCGCCGGTCACTATGGCAACAGTGGCGGTAATGCCCTCTACATCCGTCCCTCCCCCTCCCAGAGCCCCCAGCCCTCCCCCTGGCCCTCGTCCGGGCAGCCTGTGTATCAGCCCTCGCCCTACACCACTCCCACCTACCAGTCCCCCTATAGCTCTCCCCAGCACCAGCCCCAACAGCAGGTGCAGCCCCAACAGCAGGTGCAGCCCCAACAGCAGGTGCAGCACCAACCCCAGCACCAGCAGACACATGTCTTCCTGCCCATCAGCCCTCCCACCCTGGCCAGCAtgccctaccaccaccaccagcaacaacagcagcagcagcccatCTACCGGCCGTACCTGCCCAAGAGCTCCCTGAAGAACCAGATTGAGATCACCCTGGAGGGCCCGCGGCCCCGCAGCAACTCCCCTGTGCACTGCCCCCCGGGACAGACTCTCTACATGGCTACCAGCCCCTCGCCCAGCTCACCCCAGCGGGGCCTCAGCCTGAGCGGGGGGAACTCTGCCGCCTTCCACCCCGGGGTCTACCTGCACCAGTGCCCCGCGCGTCCCCGGCCCACCTCCTCAccccagccaggcagccaggcgGGCTACACCTTTAAGATCAAAGTGTCCCCAGGTCAGGCCCAGCAGCAGAGGCCCCTCTCAGGGTCCCCTCCAGTGGCCTCCCCTCCTGAATCTCTGCTCAACATGGTGGACCAGGGGGAGCATCACGCGCTGGCCCCGGCACCCATCCTGCCCATCTCAGCCCTGCCCGGTAACATCGTCAGCCACATCGCCAACCGCCTGCCGCGCCGCTCCAGCTCGGGCTCTGACGACTACGCTTACACCCAGG CTCTCCTGCTGCACCAGAGGGCCCGGATGGAGCGTCTGCTGAAGGAGCTGCTGATGGAGAGGCAGAAGCTGGAGCAGCTGAAGGCAGACGTCAACGACATGGAGTACGATGCCCTCCAGCGACGCTTCAGGCGAGTCAACAGCACCAGCCTCATCCCCCGG CCTGAAGAGATGACCCGATTGCGCAGTCTGAACAGACAGCTTCAGATTGATGTCGACTGCACCCTGAAGGAGACGGATCTTCTGCAGTCTAtag GGAAGTTCGATCCGCAAGCCGAGAACAACTTTTATAAGAACATTCAGACCGGTCCGGTGGTACCGCCCAAGCCAGGAAGAAAAG AGGGGGAGCGGAACCCCAAGCCTGCTGTCGCGGGGCCCCAGAGGGACGAGGACTTTGAGGGAGCCCAGTGGAGCTGTGAAGAATGCACCTTCCTCAACCACCCTGCACTCAACCGCTGTGAACAGTGCGAGATGCCGCGCTACACCTGA
- the LOC106613526 gene encoding TGF-beta-activated kinase 1 and MAP3K7-binding protein 3 isoform X4, producing the protein MTGVSKLMNNNNLDICCHLLAQESNRYLYGEYQSPEEIRLSRNHMLHIQLGGYPPSEAGKANGGGRSLVHSSSDGHIEPQRVGFTEPLSAPATIAPSLGYNPFFMNDHGGRTASTPTPPPVQGMSPTYSPVPRYTMNPITVTLSQNLPNAPQALQIPAGHYGNSGGNALYIRPSPSQSPQPSPWPSSGQPVYQPSPYTTPTYQSPYSSPQHQPQQQVQPQQQVQPQQQVQHQPQHQQTHVFLPISPPTLASMPYHHHQQQQQQQPIYRPYLPKSSLKNQIEITLEGPRPRSNSPVHCPPGQTLYMATSPSPSSPQRGLSLSGGNSAAFHPGVYLHQCPARPRPTSSPQPGSQAGYTFKIKVSPGQAQQQRPLSGSPPVASPPESLLNMVDQGEHHALAPAPILPISALPGNIVSHIANRLPRRSSSGSDDYAYTQALLLHQRARMERLLKELLMERQKLEQLKADVNDMEYDALQRRFRRVNSTSLIPRPEEMTRLRSLNRQLQIDVDCTLKETDLLQSIGKFDPQAENNFYKNIQTGPVVPPKPGRKEGERNPKPAVAGPQRDEDFEGAQWSCEECTFLNHPALNRCEQCEMPRYT; encoded by the exons ATGACAGGAGTGAGTAAGCTCATG aACAACAATAACCTGGATATATGCTGCCACCTGCTGGCTCAGGAGAGTAACAGATACCTCTATGGGGAGTACCAAAGTCCGGAGGAGATCCGCCTGAGCCGGAACCACATGCTGCACATCCAGCTAGGGGGCTACCCCCCCTCGGAGGCGGGCAAGGCCAACGGAGGCGGGCGCTCCCTGGTGCACAGCTCCAGTGACGGTCACATCGAGCCCCAGCGCGTCGGCTTCACGGAGCCCCTCTCGGCCCCCGCCACCATAGCCCCCTCGCTGGGGTACAACCCCTTCTTCATGAATGACCACGGGGGGCGCACGGCCAGCACCCCCACTCCGCCTCCCGTGCAGGGAATGTCCCCTACCTACTCGCCTGTTCCTCGCTACACCATGAACCCTATCACTGTCACCCTGTCCCAGAACCTGCCCAACGCCCCTCAGGCCCTGCAGATCCCCGCCGGTCACTATGGCAACAGTGGCGGTAATGCCCTCTACATCCGTCCCTCCCCCTCCCAGAGCCCCCAGCCCTCCCCCTGGCCCTCGTCCGGGCAGCCTGTGTATCAGCCCTCGCCCTACACCACTCCCACCTACCAGTCCCCCTATAGCTCTCCCCAGCACCAGCCCCAACAGCAGGTGCAGCCCCAACAGCAGGTGCAGCCCCAACAGCAGGTGCAGCACCAACCCCAGCACCAGCAGACACATGTCTTCCTGCCCATCAGCCCTCCCACCCTGGCCAGCAtgccctaccaccaccaccagcaacaacagcagcagcagcccatCTACCGGCCGTACCTGCCCAAGAGCTCCCTGAAGAACCAGATTGAGATCACCCTGGAGGGCCCGCGGCCCCGCAGCAACTCCCCTGTGCACTGCCCCCCGGGACAGACTCTCTACATGGCTACCAGCCCCTCGCCCAGCTCACCCCAGCGGGGCCTCAGCCTGAGCGGGGGGAACTCTGCCGCCTTCCACCCCGGGGTCTACCTGCACCAGTGCCCCGCGCGTCCCCGGCCCACCTCCTCAccccagccaggcagccaggcgGGCTACACCTTTAAGATCAAAGTGTCCCCAGGTCAGGCCCAGCAGCAGAGGCCCCTCTCAGGGTCCCCTCCAGTGGCCTCCCCTCCTGAATCTCTGCTCAACATGGTGGACCAGGGGGAGCATCACGCGCTGGCCCCGGCACCCATCCTGCCCATCTCAGCCCTGCCCGGTAACATCGTCAGCCACATCGCCAACCGCCTGCCGCGCCGCTCCAGCTCGGGCTCTGACGACTACGCTTACACCCAGG CTCTCCTGCTGCACCAGAGGGCCCGGATGGAGCGTCTGCTGAAGGAGCTGCTGATGGAGAGGCAGAAGCTGGAGCAGCTGAAGGCAGACGTCAACGACATGGAGTACGATGCCCTCCAGCGACGCTTCAGGCGAGTCAACAGCACCAGCCTCATCCCCCGG CCTGAAGAGATGACCCGATTGCGCAGTCTGAACAGACAGCTTCAGATTGATGTCGACTGCACCCTGAAGGAGACGGATCTTCTGCAGTCTAtag GGAAGTTCGATCCGCAAGCCGAGAACAACTTTTATAAGAACATTCAGACCGGTCCGGTGGTACCGCCCAAGCCAGGAAGAAAAG AGGGGGAGCGGAACCCCAAGCCTGCTGTCGCGGGGCCCCAGAGGGACGAGGACTTTGAGGGAGCCCAGTGGAGCTGTGAAGAATGCACCTTCCTCAACCACCCTGCACTCAACCGCTGTGAACAGTGCGAGATGCCGCGCTACACCTGA
- the LOC106613526 gene encoding TGF-beta-activated kinase 1 and MAP3K7-binding protein 3 isoform X3 — MAQGGPQLDYHILQDLKQRFPEIPEGVVSQCLLQNNNNLDICCHLLAQESNRYLYGEYQSPEEIRLSRNHMLHIQLGGYPPSEAGKANGGGRSLVHSSSDGHIEPQRVGFTEPLSAPATIAPSLGYNPFFMNDHGGRTASTPTPPPVQGMSPTYSPVPRYTMNPITVTLSQNLPNAPQALQIPAGHYGNSGGNALYIRPSPSQSPQPSPWPSSGQPVYQPSPYTTPTYQSPYSSPQHQPQQQVQPQQQVQPQQQVQHQPQHQQTHVFLPISPPTLASMPYHHHQQQQQQQPIYRPYLPKSSLKNQIEITLEGPRPRSNSPVHCPPGQTLYMATSPSPSSPQRGLSLSGGNSAAFHPGVYLHQCPARPRPTSSPQPGSQAGYTFKIKVSPGQAQQQRPLSGSPPVASPPESLLNMVDQGEHHALAPAPILPISALPGNIVSHIANRLPRRSSSGSDDYAYTQALLLHQRARMERLLKELLMERQKLEQLKADVNDMEYDALQRRFRRVNSTSLIPRPEEMTRLRSLNRQLQIDVDCTLKETDLLQSIGKFDPQAENNFYKNIQTGPVVPPKPGRKEGERNPKPAVAGPQRDEDFEGAQWSCEECTFLNHPALNRCEQCEMPRYT, encoded by the exons ATGGCGCAGGGAGGCCCTCAGTTAGACTATCACATCCTGCAGGACCTCAAGCAGCGCTTCCCCGAGATCCCAGAGGGAGTAGTGTCCCAGTGCCTTCTGCAG aACAACAATAACCTGGATATATGCTGCCACCTGCTGGCTCAGGAGAGTAACAGATACCTCTATGGGGAGTACCAAAGTCCGGAGGAGATCCGCCTGAGCCGGAACCACATGCTGCACATCCAGCTAGGGGGCTACCCCCCCTCGGAGGCGGGCAAGGCCAACGGAGGCGGGCGCTCCCTGGTGCACAGCTCCAGTGACGGTCACATCGAGCCCCAGCGCGTCGGCTTCACGGAGCCCCTCTCGGCCCCCGCCACCATAGCCCCCTCGCTGGGGTACAACCCCTTCTTCATGAATGACCACGGGGGGCGCACGGCCAGCACCCCCACTCCGCCTCCCGTGCAGGGAATGTCCCCTACCTACTCGCCTGTTCCTCGCTACACCATGAACCCTATCACTGTCACCCTGTCCCAGAACCTGCCCAACGCCCCTCAGGCCCTGCAGATCCCCGCCGGTCACTATGGCAACAGTGGCGGTAATGCCCTCTACATCCGTCCCTCCCCCTCCCAGAGCCCCCAGCCCTCCCCCTGGCCCTCGTCCGGGCAGCCTGTGTATCAGCCCTCGCCCTACACCACTCCCACCTACCAGTCCCCCTATAGCTCTCCCCAGCACCAGCCCCAACAGCAGGTGCAGCCCCAACAGCAGGTGCAGCCCCAACAGCAGGTGCAGCACCAACCCCAGCACCAGCAGACACATGTCTTCCTGCCCATCAGCCCTCCCACCCTGGCCAGCAtgccctaccaccaccaccagcaacaacagcagcagcagcccatCTACCGGCCGTACCTGCCCAAGAGCTCCCTGAAGAACCAGATTGAGATCACCCTGGAGGGCCCGCGGCCCCGCAGCAACTCCCCTGTGCACTGCCCCCCGGGACAGACTCTCTACATGGCTACCAGCCCCTCGCCCAGCTCACCCCAGCGGGGCCTCAGCCTGAGCGGGGGGAACTCTGCCGCCTTCCACCCCGGGGTCTACCTGCACCAGTGCCCCGCGCGTCCCCGGCCCACCTCCTCAccccagccaggcagccaggcgGGCTACACCTTTAAGATCAAAGTGTCCCCAGGTCAGGCCCAGCAGCAGAGGCCCCTCTCAGGGTCCCCTCCAGTGGCCTCCCCTCCTGAATCTCTGCTCAACATGGTGGACCAGGGGGAGCATCACGCGCTGGCCCCGGCACCCATCCTGCCCATCTCAGCCCTGCCCGGTAACATCGTCAGCCACATCGCCAACCGCCTGCCGCGCCGCTCCAGCTCGGGCTCTGACGACTACGCTTACACCCAGG CTCTCCTGCTGCACCAGAGGGCCCGGATGGAGCGTCTGCTGAAGGAGCTGCTGATGGAGAGGCAGAAGCTGGAGCAGCTGAAGGCAGACGTCAACGACATGGAGTACGATGCCCTCCAGCGACGCTTCAGGCGAGTCAACAGCACCAGCCTCATCCCCCGG CCTGAAGAGATGACCCGATTGCGCAGTCTGAACAGACAGCTTCAGATTGATGTCGACTGCACCCTGAAGGAGACGGATCTTCTGCAGTCTAtag GGAAGTTCGATCCGCAAGCCGAGAACAACTTTTATAAGAACATTCAGACCGGTCCGGTGGTACCGCCCAAGCCAGGAAGAAAAG AGGGGGAGCGGAACCCCAAGCCTGCTGTCGCGGGGCCCCAGAGGGACGAGGACTTTGAGGGAGCCCAGTGGAGCTGTGAAGAATGCACCTTCCTCAACCACCCTGCACTCAACCGCTGTGAACAGTGCGAGATGCCGCGCTACACCTGA
- the LOC106613526 gene encoding TGF-beta-activated kinase 1 and MAP3K7-binding protein 3 isoform X2 produces MGLLTSFSPANLSLLLYRPGCLVIMAHKLSVTYLSPNYIVSAEEPLNKAAKNPPSVWDEKSAGAAAAFRAVSSVTLCGLRMAQGGPQLDYHILQDLKQRFPEIPEGVVSQCLLQNNNNLDICCHLLAQESNRYLYGEYQSPEEIRLSRNHMLHIQLGGYPPSEAGKANGGGRSLVHSSSDGHIEPQRVGFTEPLSAPATIAPSLGYNPFFMNDHGGRTASTPTPPPVQGMSPTYSPVPRYTMNPITVTLSQNLPNAPQALQIPAGHYGNSGGNALYIRPSPSQSPQPSPWPSSGQPVYQPSPYTTPTYQSPYSSPQHQPQQQVQPQQQVQPQQQVQHQPQHQQTHVFLPISPPTLASMPYHHHQQQQQQQPIYRPYLPKSSLKNQIEITLEGPRPRSNSPVHCPPGQTLYMATSPSPSSPQRGLSLSGGNSAAFHPGVYLHQCPARPRPTSSPQPGSQAGYTFKIKVSPGQAQQQRPLSGSPPVASPPESLLNMVDQGEHHALAPAPILPISALPGNIVSHIANRLPRRSSSGSDDYAYTQALLLHQRARMERLLKELLMERQKLEQLKADVNDMEYDALQRRFRRVNSTSLIPRPEEMTRLRSLNRQLQIDVDCTLKETDLLQSIGKFDPQAENNFYKNIQTGPVVPPKPGRKETPCVDILQMILKAFPSQKGLKMVLCICMIGVWRNDVYLISCLIL; encoded by the exons ATGGGGTTATTGACCAGTTTTAGCCCGGCTAACCTCTCCTTGCTGCTTTATCGGCCTGGCTGTCTGGTCATTATGGCCCATAAACTATCCGTAACATATTTGTCGCCTAATTACATTGTTTCTGCAGAGGAACCGCTGAACAAAGCTGCCAAAAATCCTCCTTCCGTTT gggatgAGAAGAGCGCAGGTGCAGCAGCAGCGTTCAGGGCTGTGAGCTCAGTGACTCTCTGTGGGCTCAGGATGGCGCAGGGAGGCCCTCAGTTAGACTATCACATCCTGCAGGACCTCAAGCAGCGCTTCCCCGAGATCCCAGAGGGAGTAGTGTCCCAGTGCCTTCTGCAG aACAACAATAACCTGGATATATGCTGCCACCTGCTGGCTCAGGAGAGTAACAGATACCTCTATGGGGAGTACCAAAGTCCGGAGGAGATCCGCCTGAGCCGGAACCACATGCTGCACATCCAGCTAGGGGGCTACCCCCCCTCGGAGGCGGGCAAGGCCAACGGAGGCGGGCGCTCCCTGGTGCACAGCTCCAGTGACGGTCACATCGAGCCCCAGCGCGTCGGCTTCACGGAGCCCCTCTCGGCCCCCGCCACCATAGCCCCCTCGCTGGGGTACAACCCCTTCTTCATGAATGACCACGGGGGGCGCACGGCCAGCACCCCCACTCCGCCTCCCGTGCAGGGAATGTCCCCTACCTACTCGCCTGTTCCTCGCTACACCATGAACCCTATCACTGTCACCCTGTCCCAGAACCTGCCCAACGCCCCTCAGGCCCTGCAGATCCCCGCCGGTCACTATGGCAACAGTGGCGGTAATGCCCTCTACATCCGTCCCTCCCCCTCCCAGAGCCCCCAGCCCTCCCCCTGGCCCTCGTCCGGGCAGCCTGTGTATCAGCCCTCGCCCTACACCACTCCCACCTACCAGTCCCCCTATAGCTCTCCCCAGCACCAGCCCCAACAGCAGGTGCAGCCCCAACAGCAGGTGCAGCCCCAACAGCAGGTGCAGCACCAACCCCAGCACCAGCAGACACATGTCTTCCTGCCCATCAGCCCTCCCACCCTGGCCAGCAtgccctaccaccaccaccagcaacaacagcagcagcagcccatCTACCGGCCGTACCTGCCCAAGAGCTCCCTGAAGAACCAGATTGAGATCACCCTGGAGGGCCCGCGGCCCCGCAGCAACTCCCCTGTGCACTGCCCCCCGGGACAGACTCTCTACATGGCTACCAGCCCCTCGCCCAGCTCACCCCAGCGGGGCCTCAGCCTGAGCGGGGGGAACTCTGCCGCCTTCCACCCCGGGGTCTACCTGCACCAGTGCCCCGCGCGTCCCCGGCCCACCTCCTCAccccagccaggcagccaggcgGGCTACACCTTTAAGATCAAAGTGTCCCCAGGTCAGGCCCAGCAGCAGAGGCCCCTCTCAGGGTCCCCTCCAGTGGCCTCCCCTCCTGAATCTCTGCTCAACATGGTGGACCAGGGGGAGCATCACGCGCTGGCCCCGGCACCCATCCTGCCCATCTCAGCCCTGCCCGGTAACATCGTCAGCCACATCGCCAACCGCCTGCCGCGCCGCTCCAGCTCGGGCTCTGACGACTACGCTTACACCCAGG CTCTCCTGCTGCACCAGAGGGCCCGGATGGAGCGTCTGCTGAAGGAGCTGCTGATGGAGAGGCAGAAGCTGGAGCAGCTGAAGGCAGACGTCAACGACATGGAGTACGATGCCCTCCAGCGACGCTTCAGGCGAGTCAACAGCACCAGCCTCATCCCCCGG CCTGAAGAGATGACCCGATTGCGCAGTCTGAACAGACAGCTTCAGATTGATGTCGACTGCACCCTGAAGGAGACGGATCTTCTGCAGTCTAtag GGAAGTTCGATCCGCAAGCCGAGAACAACTTTTATAAGAACATTCAGACCGGTCCGGTGGTACCGCCCAAGCCAGGAAGAAAAG AGACTCCCTGTGTGGACATTCTCCAAATGATTTTGAAAGCATTTCCTTCTCAGAAAGGTCTTAAAATGGTGCTGTGTATTTGTATGATTGGTGTGTGGCGCAATGACGTTTATTTAATTTCGTGCTTGATATTGTAA
- the LOC106613527 gene encoding uncharacterized protein isoform X1 gives MKRHIKCCAKEEQDRLSTANLLEVGDDCVDYYDQTESNDGVGAWSQDACSYRIDICTKGKLSRKIISYQRRECAENKCDVISQSQHYNDPERFIEQYRSDRLRRFTCHTHIPTHLGTWVVLKSCEEEPLDFTMPPIRGKNNTATGDYLEQQYALISEKRDTFSKHKQTDECKKLSSACVQDDEMLCFTCHAMLRSFQNCGDKELSYYEPIGTVYSPINNMGIKLLTVQQTHTSLDALWRNQRLRSSAVIRRHPRANKSATLGDISLSTFKNNVVWCNGYREASSMQAAALPDVPSSSSKKGNNKANPFRVTGLRRLPPSQNGTRLGHSFPESSPPRGRSITPSTQLSSTTPLPPSHPWKSSSTCYLTPPQLAPTKPLVVQQRKKRWCPLQDGERVGFAEILVLH, from the exons ATGAAACGACATATTAAATGTTGTGCGAAAGAAGAACAGGATCGACTTTCAACTGCAAATTTATTGGAGGTCGGCGATGACTGTGTTGATTACTATGATCAAACGGAGAGCAATGACGGAGTCGGTGCCTGGTCGCAAGATGCATGTAGTTACAGGATTGATATTTGCACCAAGGGCAAACTGTCCAGAAAAATAATTTCGTATCAGAGAAGAGAGTGTGCAGAGAATAAATGTGATGTCATATCGCAATCTCAGCATTACAACGACCCTGAGCGGTTCATTGAACAATACAGAAGTGACAGATTGCGCCGtttcacctgtcacacacatatCCCTACACATCTGGGGACATGGGTGGTGCTGAAAAGCTGCGAGGAAGAGCCCCTCGATTTTACCATGCCACCAATCAGAGGTAAAAACAACACCGCTACTGGAGACTACTTGGAGCAACAATATGCGCTTATATCTGAAAAAAGAGACACGTTTTCCAAACACAAACAGACGGATGAATGTAAAAAGTTATCTTCTGCATG TGTTCAAGATGATGAAATGCTCTGTTTTACCTGCCACGCTATGCTAAGGTCATTTCAA AATTGTGGAGACAAGGAGCTGTCCTACTATGAGCCAATTGGCACAGTCTACTCACCTATCAACAACATGGGCATCAAGCTGCTGACAGtgcaacaaacacacacctcgtTGGACGCCTTGTGGAGGAACCAGCGACTCAGGAGCAGCGCTGTCATCAGGAGGCACCCACGAGCCAATAAGAGTGCCACCTTAGGGGACATCTCCCTGTCAACATTCAAAAACAACGTGGTGTGGTGTAACGGCTATCGAGAGGCCTCTTCCATGCAGGCCGCCGCTCTCCCTGATGTTCCCAGTTCTTCATCAAAGAAAGGAAACAATAAGGCTAATCCATTTAGGGTCACAGGGTTGAGAAGGCTCCCTCCAAGTCAGAA TGGGACCAGGCTTGGCCACTCCTTTCCCGAGTCATCTCCTCCCAGGGGGAGATCCATCACCCCAAGCACCCAGctctcctccaccaccccccTACCTCCATCGCACCCCTGGAAGTCCAGCTCTACATGCTACCTGACCCCTCCACAGTTGGCACCCACAAAGCCCCTGGTGGTCCAGCAGAGGAAAAAGAG ATGGTGCCCTCTCCAAGACGGTGAGAGGGTTGGCTTTGCAGAGATTTTGGTATTACATTAA
- the LOC106613527 gene encoding uncharacterized protein isoform X2, producing the protein MLCFTCHAMLRSFQNCGDKELSYYEPIGTVYSPINNMGIKLLTVQQTHTSLDALWRNQRLRSSAVIRRHPRANKSATLGDISLSTFKNNVVWCNGYREASSMQAAALPDVPSSSSKKGNNKANPFRVTGLRRLPPSQNGTRLGHSFPESSPPRGRSITPSTQLSSTTPLPPSHPWKSSSTCYLTPPQLAPTKPLVVQQRKKRWCPLQDGERVGFAEILVLH; encoded by the exons ATGCTCTGTTTTACCTGCCACGCTATGCTAAGGTCATTTCAA AATTGTGGAGACAAGGAGCTGTCCTACTATGAGCCAATTGGCACAGTCTACTCACCTATCAACAACATGGGCATCAAGCTGCTGACAGtgcaacaaacacacacctcgtTGGACGCCTTGTGGAGGAACCAGCGACTCAGGAGCAGCGCTGTCATCAGGAGGCACCCACGAGCCAATAAGAGTGCCACCTTAGGGGACATCTCCCTGTCAACATTCAAAAACAACGTGGTGTGGTGTAACGGCTATCGAGAGGCCTCTTCCATGCAGGCCGCCGCTCTCCCTGATGTTCCCAGTTCTTCATCAAAGAAAGGAAACAATAAGGCTAATCCATTTAGGGTCACAGGGTTGAGAAGGCTCCCTCCAAGTCAGAA TGGGACCAGGCTTGGCCACTCCTTTCCCGAGTCATCTCCTCCCAGGGGGAGATCCATCACCCCAAGCACCCAGctctcctccaccaccccccTACCTCCATCGCACCCCTGGAAGTCCAGCTCTACATGCTACCTGACCCCTCCACAGTTGGCACCCACAAAGCCCCTGGTGGTCCAGCAGAGGAAAAAGAG ATGGTGCCCTCTCCAAGACGGTGAGAGGGTTGGCTTTGCAGAGATTTTGGTATTACATTAA